A stretch of the uncultured Trichococcus sp. genome encodes the following:
- a CDS encoding iron-sulfur cluster biosynthesis family protein: MKFNFTDSAIAEIQKRYDLKDISLFYAVGEDCGCPSTGIFMLKVNDAGMAEYDAVIETNIGPVPAQKWALVFLDSDNVVDFNATKRAFQLKSERGFLNMNLLLEQTVPQ; this comes from the coding sequence ATGAAATTCAATTTTACCGATTCCGCCATCGCGGAAATCCAAAAACGCTATGACCTTAAGGACATCAGCCTGTTCTACGCAGTCGGCGAAGATTGCGGCTGCCCAAGCACCGGCATCTTCATGCTGAAGGTCAATGATGCCGGAATGGCGGAATACGATGCCGTGATCGAAACGAACATCGGACCTGTTCCTGCTCAAAAATGGGCACTGGTTTTCCTCGACAGCGACAATGTCGTTGACTTCAACGCCACTAAGCGTGCTTTCCAACTGAAAAGCGAGCGCGGCTTCCTGAATATGAACCTGTTGTTGGAACAGACTGTGCCACAGTAA
- a CDS encoding chromate transporter: protein MANQEKSARLFWILFKSTFVLSAFTFGGGYVIVPLMQKKFVEELKWIDSDEMLDLVALGQSAPGAIAVNTSILVGYRMAGLLGALVTVFGTVTPPLIIITVVSYFYMNFRENPVVDALMIGMQAGVAAVIVNVVIGMVSGVVKQRDIVNTLLLLAAFIASYFFEVHVVLIIFLAGLIGFINLSYKAKMGVGK, encoded by the coding sequence TTGGCAAATCAAGAAAAGTCGGCCCGATTGTTTTGGATACTGTTCAAATCAACGTTTGTGCTGAGCGCATTTACCTTCGGCGGCGGGTATGTCATCGTGCCGTTGATGCAAAAAAAATTCGTGGAAGAACTCAAGTGGATCGATTCGGATGAAATGTTGGATCTGGTGGCCTTGGGGCAATCCGCGCCGGGTGCGATTGCCGTCAATACGTCCATTTTGGTCGGCTACCGGATGGCGGGTTTGTTGGGGGCTTTGGTGACGGTCTTCGGGACGGTCACGCCGCCGCTTATCATCATCACAGTCGTGTCTTATTTTTATATGAATTTCCGTGAAAATCCGGTTGTGGATGCATTGATGATCGGAATGCAGGCCGGTGTGGCGGCGGTCATCGTCAATGTTGTCATCGGCATGGTCAGCGGAGTCGTCAAACAGCGGGACATTGTGAACACGTTGTTGCTTCTTGCAGCATTTATCGCATCCTATTTCTTCGAAGTTCATGTTGTGCTGATCATTTTCTTGGCGGGACTGATCGGTTTCATCAATCTGAGCTACAAGGCGAAGATGGGGGTGGGCAAATGA
- a CDS encoding chromate transporter codes for MIYLELFWSFFQIGLFTIGGGYASLPLIRNEVVVNQGWLTMQEYTDIITISQITPGPIAINSATFVGTKVGGFAGAVVATLGTVTPSIILSLILAWAYYKYRDIKIMQGILGGLRPAVVALIAAAGLALFVAALFQSGGTAIGGITVNFLAVAIFLAALYALRTTKIDSIWLILISGAVSILIRLFS; via the coding sequence ATGATCTATTTAGAATTGTTCTGGTCCTTTTTCCAGATAGGGTTATTCACGATCGGTGGTGGCTATGCGTCCTTGCCGCTGATAAGAAATGAAGTCGTCGTGAACCAAGGATGGTTGACGATGCAGGAGTACACGGACATCATCACAATTTCGCAGATTACGCCAGGACCGATCGCCATCAATTCGGCGACTTTCGTTGGGACAAAAGTGGGTGGTTTTGCGGGAGCGGTGGTTGCGACACTGGGTACGGTCACGCCTTCAATCATCCTTTCACTGATTTTGGCATGGGCTTATTACAAGTACCGTGACATCAAAATCATGCAGGGGATCCTCGGTGGGCTTCGTCCTGCAGTCGTGGCTTTGATTGCTGCAGCAGGACTGGCGCTCTTTGTGGCAGCCTTATTCCAATCGGGCGGGACAGCGATCGGTGGAATCACCGTCAATTTCCTTGCCGTGGCAATCTTCCTTGCGGCACTCTATGCGCTCCGGACCACGAAAATCGATTCGATCTGGCTGATATTGATCTCGGGAGCTGTGAGCATTCTTATCCGTTTATTTAGCTGA